In one window of Oryzias melastigma strain HK-1 linkage group LG5, ASM292280v2, whole genome shotgun sequence DNA:
- the fkbp5 gene encoding peptidyl-prolyl cis-trans isomerase FKBP5: MTTDRDSPMDGPVTTAVFAAKGVDLTPNKDQGVIKVVQCPGFDVDRPMIGDRVTVHYTGKLLTGKKFDCSRERKEPFCFNVGKGQVLKSWDIGVLSMQRGEVCTLLCKPEYAYGSAGNPDKIPPNSCVVFEMELLGFEGESLTDDGGIVRRIKIKGDGYSQPNDGASVDVYLEGRCDGRLFDSRNVSFIVGEAEDKGIPLGVDRAMDKMQKGECCLLYLKPKYGFGSNGKPEYKVGPDRDIVYEVTLKDFRRAKESWEMDLNEKVDLAPGVKSKGNQYFKTGQYQQAVIQYQRIISWLEMECGTGIEQHKRIQEYVVTAHLNLALCFLRLKEFSHVVDNCNKVLELDENNEKAFFRRGEARLHRNEFSIAKEDFQKVLQVNPANQAARTQIIICQNKIKEHHEQDKKIYANMFQKFAEQDAKTGKTKRRRDDIVRTTMNGEVGIKRRRRSQDARL, from the exons ATGACTACCGATCGGGATTCGCCCATGGACGGCCCGGTAACCACGGCTGTGTTTGCTGCTAAGGGCGTCGATTTAACGCCAAATAAAGACCAAGGAGTTATCAAG GTGGTGCAGTGTCCAGGGTTTGATGTGGACCGTCCGATGATTGGGGACAGAGTCACTGTCCATTACACTGGAAAACTGCTGACTGGGAAGAAATTTGACTGCAGTCGGGAGCGTAAAGAACCATTCTGCTTCAATGTGGGCAAAG GACAAGTCCTGAAGTCCTGGGATATCGGAGTGCTGTCCATGCAGAGAGGAGAGGTGTGCACTCTGCTCTGTAAACCGGAATATGCGTACGGATCCGCTGGAAATCCCGACAAAATTCCCCCCAACTCCTGTGTAGTTTTTGAG ATGGAGCTGCTCGGCTTTGAGGGGGAATCGCTGACAGATGACGGCGGCATTGTGAGGAGAATAAAGATCAAAGGGGACGGTTACAGTCAGCCCAACGATGGCGCAAGTGTCGATG TGTACCTGGAGGGACGTTGTGATGGACGCCTGTTTGACAGCAGAAACGTCAGCTTTATTGTCGGTGAGGCTGAAGACAAAGGCATTCCTCTGGGAGTGGACAGAGCCATggacaaaatgcaaaaaggagAGTGCTGTTTACTTTACTTGAAACCAAA GTATGGCTTTGGAAGCAATGGTAAACCAGAATACAAAGTTGGACCAGACAGAGACATTGTGTATGAAGTAACCCTCAAAGACTTTAGAAGG GCTAAAGAATCCTGGGAAATGGACTTGAACGAAAAGGTGGATTTAGCTCCTGGAGTTAAAAGTAAAGGGAACCAGTATTTTAAG ACGGGACAATATCAGCAGGCAGTCATCCAGTATCAGCGCATCATTTCCTGGTTGGAGATGGAGTGCGGGACGGGAATAGAGCAACACAAAAGGATACAGGAATATGTAGTGACAGCCCACCTGAATTTGGCCCTGTGTTTCCTGCGGCTGAAAGAGTTCTCCCATGTGGTGGATAACTGCAACAAG GTTCTTGAGCTGGATGAAAACAACGAGAAGGCTTTTTTCCGCCGCGGGGAAGCCAGGCTCCACCGCAACGAGTTCAGCATCGCCAAGGAGGACTTTCAGAAAGTGCTACAAGTCAACCCCGCAAATCAAGCAGCTCGCACTCAGATAATCATCTGCCAGAACAAGATCAAGGAACACCATGAACAGGACAAAAAGATCTATGCCAACATGTTCCAAAAGTTTGCAGAGCAGGATGCCAAG ACTGGAAAGACAAAGAGGAGGCGGGACGACATCGTGAGGACCACCATGAACGGGGAAGTGGGCATTAAACGACGGCGGAGGAGTCAGGACGCTCGATTGTAG